The following proteins are encoded in a genomic region of Huiozyma naganishii CBS 8797 chromosome 9, complete genome:
- the TAH1 gene encoding Tah1p (similar to Saccharomyces cerevisiae TAH1 (YCR060W); ancestral locus Anc_6.328) has translation MDTFETVKEQGNVAFRNSNFSSAAEYYGKCICLEPENPIGYSNRAMALIKLQKFSETIDTCQRGLGKLEDNEKDEPIRKKLLYRLHLAQESLNKFQVKTERLPVEVVDHLPPQFAQL, from the coding sequence ATGGACACGTTTGAGACAGTTAAAGAGCAGGGGAACGTTGCATTTAGAAACAGTAATTTTAGTTCTGCTGCAGAATATTACGGTAAGTGCATTTGTCTGGAGCCTGAGAATCCAATTGGCTACAGTAACAGAGCGATGGCCTTGATCAAACTCCAAAAGTTTTCAGAAACCATCGATACATGTCAACGTGGACTGGGGAAACTTGAAGACAACGAGAAGGATGAACCAATACGCAAAAAGCTACTGTATCGACTGCATTTGGCTCAAGAATCCTTGAATAAATTTCAGGTCAAGACTGAGAGACTTCCCGTTGAAGTTGTAGACCATTTACCACCACAGTTTGCGCAACTGTGA
- the KNAG0I02500 gene encoding uncharacterized protein gives MSQIVIRFLHFVTCLFFTYRTPKAIMVNVRIGSSIATILLCIAGFAASISVSTDTILAGSVAGTEDVDVNSGAYLAIIHGATQNFGGNVNVDGALYIGNADSSDGKLNTDFTGGSLVNTGHIVVDNRNSSAALSMTWGGTTIENSGEIYFNGANVNNNGFTLQPSTTLNNKGLIYFGQDESSGYSSAVNIKGKTITNDGTICLKNVKAYLDASIGGSGCITIGDNTVYAIQSTNMGTLGPQTLYMSSSSSIIYVDTKGKTDNIKVAGFGNGNFLSFGTSIVSHSYDTKTGVLSFSIFIFISHKFNIGTGYTNSLFKQEQISNHIGLDLANNALYYNAPPPDASLPSACMPCDKSPWIPPAYTQLPETTTTVAAGVDSTATELLSFYPTTDRYGSVATLTSVTTIPFTIPSEYSTTATDEAGSSATEVVSYFTKTGADKGLETGTTTITIPFTVPSAYTTTAANGDDSSVTEIVSYFTKIGSAGDLETGMTTTTVPFTIPSAYTTTAANGNDSSATEIISYFTKTGSAGDLETGTTTTTVPFTLPSAYTTTAANGTSRSVTEIISYFTKTGSAGDLETGTTTTTVPFTLPSAYTITAANGTSRSVTEIISYFTKTGSAGDLETGTTTTTVPFTLPSAYTITGLDAMERSRTEFVSFFTKTGSAGDLETGTTTLVIIASSSVTPSSVASSESTSSELASVSSTASYATTVASSVSIAPSSSAVPWTTLFFYDPRVQAVELSVYANDIAHHQSEYDSYNELRTSMRYPQAVASAASDIAATRSEPNWSNIVTMVDTVSVCGLISGVPWYSTRLQQSLDAAFRARHIVVVYPSNVASRPVSSTASPLTSSVASSRKTTSRTSLVSSVTSTANHPSAISGSPSKALKSVVTGVASLRVSTEWDVITKHFRNTTIVTSCPPDSATRVPTTVAATVATTECDEVCQKGNDVAKTTTAPTTIVTVTSGTIHMETATVCDEECQSRKTTEATTTQQPVAGITSVTSTGAGAGEAATIGAAAEVKTPTAETTAATAGHKDTTVLSANKSATSAATSVPTPAAPSQVTNVTPTSTMAPLINIQSANGAVRYVCEAGYAVFALAALVL, from the coding sequence ATGAGTCAGATAGTCATCAGGTTCCTCCATTTCGTtacttgtttgttttttacTTACAGAACACCAAAGGCAATCATGGTTAACGTTCGAATTGGTAGCTCAATTGCTACTATCTTACTATGTATTGCCGGATTTGCCGCGTCAATCTCTGTGTCTACAGATACAATTTTGGCGGGTTCCGTCGCTGGCACCGAGGATGTCGATGTCAACTCTGGCGCCTACTTGGCCATAATACATGGCGCTACACAGAACTTTGGCGGTAATGTTAACGTCGATGGTGCTCTATACATTGGTAACGCTGACTCCTCGGATGGGAAGCTAAATACAGATTTCACTGGAGGTTCGTTGGTCAACACTGGCCACATTGTCGTCGACAACCGTAATTCCTCTGCCGCTTTGAGTATGACGTGGGGTGGCACGACCATCGAAAATTCAGGTGAGATATACTTCAACGGTGCCAACgtgaacaacaacgggTTTACATTGCAACCCAGTACCACCTTGAACAACAAGGGACTGATTTACTTTGGCCAAGATGAAAGTTCTGGCTATTCAAGCGCGGTGAACATCAAGGGAAAGACGATTACAAACGATGGGACCATCTGCTTGAAAAACGTCAAGGCATACCTAGACGCTTCGATCGGCGGTTCAGGGTGTATCACCATTGGGGATAACACTGTGTACGCTATCCAATCTACAAACATGGGTACATTAGGTCCTCAAACGCTCTACAtgtcttcctcctcgtccatCATCTACGTGGACACGAAGGGGAAAACTGATAATATCAAGGTTGCTGGTTTTGGTAACGGGAATTTTCTGAGTTTTGGTACTTCAATTGTTAGTCACTCCTACGATACTAAAACTGGTGTCCTGTCATTCAGTATCTTTATTTTCATTTCGCATAAGTTCAACATTGGTACAGGATATACCAACTCGTTGTTCAAGCAAGAACAAATCTCCAATCATATTGGGCTTGATTTGGCAAACAATGCTTTGTACTATAATGCACCTCCTCCAGATGCATCTCTTCCAAGCGCGTGTATGCCATGTGACAAAAGTCCTTGGATTCCTCCTGCATACACTCAATTGccagaaacaacaactactGTGGCGGCTGGGGTGGATAGCACTGCAACAGAGCTGCTTTCGTTTTACCCTACCACTGACAGATATGGGAGCGTAGCAACATTGACCTCTGTGACCACCATTCCATTCACTATACCTTCTGAATATAGCACCACTGCGACCGACGAAGCAGGAAGCTCCGCCACAGAAGTGGTTTCGTACTTCACGAAGACGGGAGCTGACAAGGGACTGGAGACTGGTACGACCACGATCACGATTCCATTCACGGTTCCATCTGCGTACACCACGACTGCTGCTAACGGGGATGACAGCTCCGTGACTGAGATCGTCTCGTACTTCACGAAGATCGGGTCTGCTGGCGACCTGGAGACCGGGATGACCACAACTACTGTTCCCTTCACAATTCCATCTGCGTACACCACGACAGCTGCTAACGGGAATGACAGCTCTGCTACTGAGATCATCTCGTACTTCACGAAGACCGGGTCTGCTGGCGACCTGGAGACCGGGACGACCACAACTACTGTTCCCTTCACGCTGCCTTCGGCGTACACCACAACAGCTGCAAACGGCACGAGCAGATCCGTCACCGAGATCATTTCGTACTTCACGAAAACCGGGTCTGCTGGCGACCTGGAAACCGGGACGACCACGACGACTGTTCCGTTCACGTTGCCTTCGGCGTACACCATAACAGCTGCAAACGGCACGAGCAGATCCGTCACCGAGATCATTTCGTACTTCACGAAAACCGGGTCTGCTGGCGACCTGGAAACCGGGACGACCACGACGACTGTTCCGTTCACGTTGCCTTCGGCGTACACCATAACAGGACTTGATGCCATGGAGCGTTCGAGGACGGAATTTGTGTCGTTTTTCACCAAGACTGGTTCTGCAGGTGATTTGGAAACGGGGACGACCACTTTGGTCATTAtcgcttcttcttcggtTACCCCTTCCTCTGTTGCCTCCTCTGAGTCCACGAGCTCCGAACTTGCATCTGTTTCATCGACAGCTTCTTACGCGACTACTGTTGCATCGAGTGTCAGCATTGCTCCATCGAGCTCGGCTGTTCCTTGGACGACGTTATTCTTTTATGATCCGCGGGTTCAGGCTGTTGAGTTGTCCGTGTATGCGAACGATATTGCCCACCATCAGAGCGAATACGACTCGTACAACGAGCTCCGCACGAGCATGAGATACCCACAGGCTGTTGCCTCTGCTGCTTCGGATATTGCCGCTACCAGATCTGAGCCTAATTGGTCCAACATTGTCACGATGGTGGATACCGTTTCTGTCTGTGGGTTGATAAGTGGTGTTCCGTGGTATTCCACGAGATTGCAGCAATCCTTGGATGCTGCCTTCAGAGCCAGACatattgttgttgtctaCCCATCCAACGTTGCATCGCGCCCAGTATCGTCTACCGCCTCGCCATTGACGAGTTCTGTTGCCTCGTCTAGAAAGACCACTTCCCGTACGAGCCTTGTTTCGAGCGTTACCTCAACTGCGAACCATCCATCTGCCATATCTGGGAGCCCATCCAAAGCTTTGAAATCGGTTGTTACAGGGGTTGCATCGTTGCGTGTCTCCACCGAATGGGATGTTATCACGAAGCATTTCAGAAACACGACAATTGTGACCAGTTGTCCTCCAGACTCTGCTACGAGAGTCCCCACCACTGTCGCGGCCACTGTTGCTACCACAGAATGTGATGAAGTTTGTCAAAAGGGGAATGATGTCGCTAAAACTACCACAGCTCCAACTACCATCGTAACTGTAACTTCAGGGACCATTCATATGGAGACTGCCACAGTTTGTGATGAGGAATGTCAATCCAGGAAGACCACAGAAGCCACCACCACACAACAGCCAGTTGCTGGGATCACCAGTGTCACCAGTACTGGTGCCGGTGCTGGAGAAGCGGCTACCATtggagcagcagcagaggTCAAAACGCCAACTGCTGAGACGACGGCCGCCACTGCGGGCCATAAAGATACCACTGTATTATCCGCAAACAAGTCTGCCACCTCTGCGGCCACCTCTGTGCCCACCCCAGCTGCACCTTCTCAAGTGACCAATGTCACCCCTACAAGCACAATGGCGCCACTGATCAACATCCAATCTGCTAACGGCGCCGTGAGATACGTGTGCGAAGCCGGTTACGCCGTGTTTGCCCTTGCCGCCCTTGTATTGTAA
- the PWP2 gene encoding snoRNA-binding rRNA-processing protein PWP2 (similar to Saccharomyces cerevisiae PWP2 (YCR057C); ancestral locus Anc_6.325), with protein MKADFKFSNFLGTVYRQGNILFSHDGQKLLSPVGNRVSVFDLVNNKSFTFEYEHRKNIACFDLNRQGTLLLSIDDDGRAILVNYKSRNVLHHFNFKDKCSQIKFSPDGKLFAVASGRFLQIWKTPDATQDRQFAPFVRYRVHAGHFQDLISLTWSKDSRFLLSTSKDLTAKIWSIDSEEKDLASTTFAGHRDYVVGAFFSADQEKIYTVSKDGALFTWEYTPRPEDVEAAEENDEEVDISKYNWRITSKNYFYANQAKVKCVTFHCNSNMLVVGFTNGEFRLYELPHFTLIQQLSMGQNPVNTVTVNSTGEWLAFGSSKLGQLLVYEWQSESYILKQQGHFDSTNSLTYSPDGSRVVTAAEDGKIKVWDVVSGFCLATLDEHTAAVTQVQFAKKGQVLFSASLDGTVKAWDLIRYRNFRVFTAAERIQFNSLAVDPSGEVVCAGSMDNFDIHVWSVQTGQLLDSLSGHEGPVSCLAFSQENGVLASASWDKTIRIWYIFGRSQQVDPIEVYSDVLSLTIRPDGKQVAVSTLKGQISMFDVENGTQAGNIDCRRDIFSGRHLEDRFTSENSERSKFFSTINYSFDGMAIVAGGSNNSICLYDVPNEVLLKKFTVSRNMTLNGTLEFLNSSRMTEAGSLDLIDDAGENSDLEDRIDNTLPGSRRGGVDSSTRKIRPEIRVTCVQFSPTATAFSAASTEGLLIYSVNETLLFDPFDLDIDITPQSTLEELKSNNYLNALIMAFRLNEAYLINKVYEEIPIAEIPLVTNNIPVIYIPRILKFIGDVSMDSPHIEFNLLWIKCLLSAHGTSINSRKHLFASALRSIQRFIGRIAKEVVTISVDNKYAYRFLISTDGKIAGGDEDGDYDAGATSALENQASSDEEDQMVSDGDEEGWIGFTDKDKKLPLAANGSDGDSSDDELL; from the coding sequence ATGAAGGCagatttcaaattttcaaattttttgggAACTGTTTACAGACAAGGGAACATTCTCTTTTCACATGATGGTCAAAAGTTGCTGTCACCTGTCGGAAATAGAGTATCCGTGTTTGATTTAGTTAACAACAAATCGTTTACCTTTGAGTACGAGCACAGGAAGAATATTGCGTGCTTTGATTTGAACCGCCAAGGCACATTGCTCCTGTCTATCGATGATGATGGTCGTGCAATTTTGGTCAACTACAAATCCAGAAATGTTTTGCATCATTTCAACTTCAAGGATAAATGCTCTCAAATCAAATTTAGTCCGGATGGTAAATtgtttgctgttgcttctgGACGATTCCTAcagatttggaaaacacCTGATGCCACGCAAGACAGGCAATTTGCACCATTTGTCAGATACAGAGTCCATGCAGGCCACTTCCAGGatttgatctctttgaccTGGTCCAAAGATTCTAGATTTTTACTCTCCACTTCTAAAGATTTGACCGCCAAAATATGGTCCATAGATTCTGAGGAGAAAGACTTGGCGTCAACCACTTTTGCAGGCCATAGAGATTATGTCGTAGGCGCATTTTTCAGCGCCGATCAAGAAAAGATCTATACGGTCAGTAAGGATGGCGCCTTATTTACCTGGGAATATACTCCTAGACCAGAGGATGTCGAAGCTGCTGAAGAGAACGACGAAGAAGTCgatatttcaaaatataATTGGAGGATTACGTCGAAAAACTATTTCTACGCTAATCAAGCGAAAGTTAAGTGTGTTACGTTTCACTGTAACTCCAATATGTTGGTTGTAGGGTTTACCAATGGTGAATTTCGTCTTTATGAGCTACCCCATTTCACTCTAATCCAGCAGCTTTCGATGGGTCAAAATCCTGTCAACACGGTAACGGTTAATAGTACTGGTGAATGGCTAGCATTTGGCTCCAGCAAATTAGGACAGTTGTTAGTTTATGAGTGGCAATCGGAATCCTACATTCTAAAGCAACAAGGTCACTTCGACTCGACGAATTCTCTAACTTACTCACCAGATGGCTCCCGCGTAGTTACAGCTGCGGAAGACGGTAAAATTAAAGTTTGGGACGTTGTATCTGGGTTTTGTTTGGCCACATTAGACGAGCacactgctgctgttaCACAAGTACAATTCGCCAAGAAGGGTCAAGTTTTGTTTTCCGCTTCCTTGGATGGTACAGTCAAAGCTTGGGATCTGATAAGGTATCGTAACTTTAGGGTGTTCACTGCTGCAGAGCGTATCCAGTTCAATTCGCTTGCTGTAGACCCTTCGGGAGAGGTTGTGTGTGCAGGCTCTATGGACAACTTTGACATACATGTCTGGTCTGTTCAAACTGGTCAATTATTAGATTCTTTATCTGGACACGAGGGCCCAGTTTCGTGTTTGGCATTCAGTCAAGAAAATGGTGTGCTGGCTTCCGCTTCGTGGGATAAAACGATCAGAATATGGTACATTTTTGGGAGGTCCCAACAAGTGGATCCAATCGAGGTGTATTCCGATGTTTTGTCATTAACCATAAGGCCAGACGGTAAACAGGTTGCTGTATCTACATTGAAAGGTCAAATCAGCATGTTTGATGTTGAAAATGGAACTCAAGCAGGAAATATTGATTGTAGAAGGGATATCTTTTCAGGTCGACACCTTGAGGATAGATTCACTTCCGAAAATTCTGAAAGATCCAAGTTCTTCAGCACCATTAACTACAGTTTTGACGGTATGGCTATTGTTGCAGGTGGTAGCAACAATTCTATATGTCTGTATGACGTTCCAAATGAAGTTCTGCTAAAGAAATTCACGGTTTCCAGAAACATGACTTTGAATGGGACTTTAGAGTTTTTGAATAGCAGCAGAATGACCGAAGCAGGGTCTCTGGATCTCATTGACGATGCTGGTGAGAATTCCGATCTCGAAGATCGAATTGATAACACTCTTCCCGGGTCCAGAAGAGGCGGTGTGGATAGCTCGACAAGGAAAATACGTCCCGAGATCAGAGTCACATGTGTGCAATTTTCCCCAACAGCCACTGCATTTTCAGCTGCCTCCACTGAAGGTCTACTAATTTATTCAGTAAACGAAACGTTACTGTTCGATCCCTTCGATTTAGACATCGACATAACCCCACAAAGTACATTAGAGGAACTGAAGTCTAATAACTATTTGAATGCCTTGATAATGGCATTTAGACTGAATGAGGCATATCTGATAAATAAGGTCTACGAAGAAATACCGATAGCCGAAATCCCGCTGGTTACGAACAATATTCCAGTAATTTATATTCCCCGAATCCTGAAGTTCATTGGTGATGTTTCCATGGATTCTCCCCATATTGAATTTAATCTACTGTGGATTAAATGTCTCCTATCAGCACATGGTACATCCATCAACTCACGTAAGCATCTATTTGCGTCTGCTCTGAGGTCTATTCAAAGATTCATAGGGAGAATTGCTAAGGAGGTGGTCACGATAAGTGTGGATAACAAGTATGCCTACAGGTTTTTAATCTCTACGGATGGGAAGATCGCTGGTGGAGATGAAGACGGGGATTACGACGCAGGGGCGACCAGCGCATTAGAAAATCAAGCCAGTTCagacgaagaagaccaGATGGTTTCTGACGGAGATGAGGAAGGATGGATCGGTTTCACagacaaggacaagaaaTTGCCGTTGGCTGCCAATGGCAGTGATGGCGATTCTTCCGACGATGAATTGTTGTAA
- the KNAG0I02490 gene encoding zinc-binding alcohol dehydrogenase family protein: MFETGIPKTMRAVVIEGDKAVVKDGVPVPLLDDGFMLIKVCAVAVNPMDWKHVEFKMGSEGAILGCDVAGQVLSIGSSVSATDFRVGDYVCSFIHGGSTKRHMNGAFAEYAAVDASLTYCLPQGIKAAPNSEDSLPEGPVDTVEGAASLPVGLTTSGGVLVHELRLALDWEPEKPQKDTPLLVWGGATSVGQVLIQVAKKLHGFTKIIAVASKKHEKQLREYGADEVYDYHDKDVVQQIQERHNDIQVLVDVVSSEQTIQQVYRCASRDKPATVVQLEFLNIEQIHPEDRRDDVKIIGTLIYLSAGWDVPIGPYHFPPNPQYRKEMISFVKFIDEKVKSGEIHHIPVKINRNGLEDIPALMEQIKQGKNSGEKFVTVLE; encoded by the coding sequence ATGTTTGAAACAGGGATTCCAAAGACGATGAGGGCGGTGGTCATCGAGGGGGATAAAGCCGTCGTGAAAGACGGAGTGCCCGTCCCCTTGCTAGATGACGGGTTCATGCTGATTAAAGTGtgtgctgttgctgtgaATCCGATGGATTGGAAGCATGTAGAGTTCAAGATGGGCAGTGAGGGTGCTATCCTCGGGTGCGACGTCGCTGGACAGGTGCTCAGTATTGGGTCCAGTGTCTCGGCTACGGATTTCAGAGTAGGGGATTACGTCTGCTCGTTCATCCATGGTGGGTCCACGAAGAGACATATGAATGGTGCGTTTGCAGAGTACGCTGCCGTGGATGCATCGCTCACTTACTGTCTCCCCCAGGGGATCAAAGCTGCTCCGAATTCCGAGGACAGTTTACCAGAGGGGCCCGTGGATACAGTGGAGGGTGCGGCGAGTCTCCCTGTTGGGTTGACTACTTCTGGTGGTGTGTTGGTGCACGAGTTGCGGCTTGCGTTGGATTGGGAACCAGAGAAACCGCAGAAGGATACTCCTTTGCTTGTGTGGGGGGGCGCCACTAGTGTTGGCCAGGTGCTGATACAAGTAGCGAAGAAGCTGCACGGGTTCACCAAGATCATCGCCGTTGCGTCCAAGAAACACGAAAAACAACTAAGGGAGTACGGTGCGGATGAAGTCTACGATTACCACGATAAAGATGTCGTGCAGCAGATACAGGAAAGGCACAACGATATACAGGTGCTTGTGGACGTCGTGTCCAGCGAACAGACCATCCAGCAAGTGTACAGGTGCGCGTCGAGAGACAAACCAGCCACCGTCGTGCAGTTGGAGTTCCTCAACATCGAACAGATCCACCCAGAGGACAGGAGGGACGACGTCAAGATCATCGGGACACTGATATACTTGTCCGCTGGCTGGGATGTCCCCATTGGGCCATACCACTTCCCGCCAAACCCACAGTACAGGAAGGAAATGATCTCGTTCGTCAAATTCATAGACGAAAAGGTCAAGAGCGGAGAGATCCACCATATCCCTGTCAAGATCAACCGCAACGGACTGGAGGACATACCCGCCCTCATGGAACAGATCAAACAGGGCAAAAATAGCGGAGAGAAATTCGTCACCGTCTTGGAAtga
- the YIH1 gene encoding Yih1p (similar to Saccharomyces cerevisiae YIH1 (YCR059C); ancestral locus Anc_6.327): protein MEADREQLSDELEAIEAIYPEAITDKLPDSSIIHVKIPSHEYITVQISFPAAYPTEKPPNVLEVAVTRQTEMDLFEPKYLKNLFQEVMDSVFHQGEVCLFDFFVELDGILYVEDVDTSVQDLGTISMDQLIPDNPFEGWYASEPISDRGSTFMAFATHINSEEEAFQKFDIIKTDTKMRKANHIMSAWRIKVPGDNGKELIVQDCDDDGEAAAGSRMLHLVNIMDVWNVLVIVARWFGGTHIGPDRFKHINSTAREAILKAGFERKK, encoded by the coding sequence ATGGAGGCGGATAGGGAGCAACTTTCAGATGAACTGGAGGCAATTGAGGCCATATATCCGGAAGCAATTACGGATAAATTGCCCGACTCCAGCATAATCCACGTAAAAATACCATCACATGAATATATTACAGTGCAGATATCTTTCCCAGCCGCCTACCCGACAGAAAAACCACCTAATGTACTGGAGGTAGCTGTGACACGTCAAACAGAAATGGACCTTTTTGAGCccaagtacttgaagaatctgtttcaagaagttATGGATTCGGTGTTCCACCAAGGGGAAGTTTGCTTGTTTGACTTTTTTGTGGAACTGGATGGTATTTTATACGTGGAGGACGTTGACACTAGTGTACAAGACCTGGGTACAATATCAATGGACCAATTGATTCCAGACAATCCATTTGAAGGCTGGTATGCATCGGAACCTATTTCGGACAGAGGATCCACGTTTATGGCCTTTGCTACACATATCAACTCCGAAGAAGAGGCATTCCAAAAGTTTGACATAATCAAAACAGATACTAAGATGAGGAAGGCCAATCATATTATGAGTGCATGGAGGATCAAGGTTCCAGGTGATAATGGTAAGGAACTGATCGTCCAAGATTgcgatgatgatggtgaGGCGGCGGCTGGGTCTCGAATGCTGCATTTAGTTAACATAATGGACGTCTGGAATGTCCTAGTTATTGTGGCACGTTGGTTCGGTGGCACCCATATTGGCCCGGATCGGTTCAAACATATTAACTCTACGGCAAGAGAGGCGATTCTTAAAGCTGGgttcgaaagaaaaaaataa
- the CTR86 gene encoding Ctr86p (similar to Saccharomyces cerevisiae CTR86 (YCR054C); ancestral locus Anc_6.324) translates to MSDAAVLIEEDDVIDNIDKVLASCPHNLEIYESVLKKLNPIVVRSSEDEEYRNKLAQSFFLWKQLKTSISGCRVEKILKLADENHLHWYLRTLRGVIVLMRNLSVSNQEIPLELGLQNVVIKLFTIIASFHFTYENMETSLYVASVSFLHNISKTNIGYEKIDMDSLMIFLQYPTEHPDKNQELLTPFLLYFVNLASNDDFLYSFFRQEARDKILYSFLLQEIISDYTNIQNYTRSKKSLNIGDTPEELDFMDFVLLKLFITLSSNESFGFYLEKLDENPEKTEECIDFLEVLQLVITSKEKWNKPQLIGIMSWCYKIFDHASKDLKEYFKKGKDDEMIAAVMHKKLLFTLGIIAGLSEYEDVLQFLLSYGGLETLVCMLRVLQDNLLRINFVKDGSGNTQSIKTTDSLGSKVEDMSKVQHRVDFETHTISATNFPEVKLLVIEILTHLTYRKKEVQDRIRELHGLELVLSNCVIDDNDPFIKERSIICVKFLLENNAANQDFVAKLEAKRAANEDVLEEAGYEVKIDGSGQIKLQEKT, encoded by the coding sequence ATGTCCGACGCTGCTGTTTTGATTGAGGAAGATGACGTTATCGATAACATAGATAAAGTATTGGCGTCATGCCCTCATAATTTGGAGATATATGAATCGGTTTTAAAGAAGTTGAATCCTATTGTCGTGAGGTCATCGGAGGATGAAGAATATAGAAACAAACTGGCGCaatctttctttctttggAAACAGTTAAAGACAAGTATTAGTGGATGTAGGGTTgagaagattttgaaattggctGATGAAAACCATCTTCATTGGTACCTGAGGACGTTAAGAGGAGTTATAGTACTTATGAGAAACTTGTCTGTGAGCAATCAGGAGATACCATTGGAGCTCGGTCTTCAAAATGTGGTGATCAAGCTTTTTACTATCATTGCAAGCTTTCATTTCACTTACGAAAATATGGAAACCTCGCTATACGTGGCCTCTGTCAGCTTCCTCCATAACATTTCTAAAACGAACATTGGCTACGAAAAAATTGATATGGACTCCCTTATGATCTTTTTACAGTATCCTACAGAACACCCGGATAAGAATCAAGAACTGTTGACCCCGTTTCTACTTTATTTCGTTAATCTTGCATCCAACGATGACTTTCTTTATTCTTTCTTCAGACAGGAAGCTAGAGATAAAATACTTTACAGTTTTTTGCTCCAAGAAATTATCTCTGATTACACCAATATTCAAAATTATACTCGGAGTAAAAAGAGCCTGAATATTGGGGATACTCCAGAAGAGCTAGATTTCATGGATTTTGTGTTGTTAAAACTATTCATTACTTTATCTTCCAACGAGTCTTTTGGATTTTATCTAGAAAAACTGGATGAGAATCCGGAGAAGACTGAGGAGTGTATCGATTTCCTGGAAGTCTTACAGTTGGTAATTACTAGTAAAGAGAAGTGGAACAAACCTCAACTTATAGGGATTATGTCGTGGTGCTACAAGATATTTGATCACGCCAGCAAGGATCTGAAAGAATATTTcaagaaaggaaaagatgACGAGATGATAGCCGCTGTTATGCATaaaaaacttctttttACGCTTGGTATCATTGCTGGTCTTTCAGAATATGAAGATGTGCTTCAATTTTTACTTTCATACGGGGGGCTAGAAACCTTAGTATGCATGTTAAGGGTCCTCCAAGACAACTTGTTACGCATTAATTTTGTCAAGGATGGTTCAGGTAACACACAGAGTATTAAGACTACAGACTCCTTAGGGAGTAAGGTTGAAGATATGTCGAAAGTACAACATAGAGTAGACTTTGAGACTCATACGATCAGTGCAacaaattttccagaaGTAAAACTTTTGGTGATCGAAATTTTAACGCATCTCACTTACCGTAAGAAAGAGGTTCAAGACCGGATTAGAGAGTTGCATGGGTTGGAATTGGTTTTATCAAACTGTGTTATTGATGACAATGATCCGTTCATCAAGGAAAGAAGCATCATCTGTGTTAAGTTCTTACTAGAAAACAATGCAGCGAATCAAGATTTTGTTGCAAAGTTGGAGGCAAAAAGGGCAGCAAATGAAGACGTTTTAGAAGAGGCGGGTTACGAGGTCAAAATTGATGGTTCAGGACAGATCAAATTGCAGGAGAAAACATGA
- the IMG1 gene encoding mitochondrial 54S ribosomal protein bL19m (similar to Saccharomyces cerevisiae IMG1 (YCR046C); ancestral locus Anc_6.315) — translation MSTMTGRLCVSQAMQRGAMVFARRWYQVPVSRRKMIPVYPPLEKPPLKRGPLLRKVSMLELDSTLDRDRWRRSLLAKRARNDAPQQQQATPTVAVGDVVRVVYNRAKCAFDPFVGYVLGVNRKRVVQDASLLLRNAVAKTVVETRVPIFSPLVERIEVLKKSDGKRARNKHYYIRGTKLDVNNLEARLRKKK, via the coding sequence ATGTCAACGATGACTGGTCGTCTGTGTGTGTCCCAGGCGATGCAGCGCGGTGCCATGGTGTTCGCGAGGAGATGGTACCAGGTGCCCGTCTCGAGAAGGAAAATGATACCAGTGTATCCACCATTGGAGAAACCCCCATTGAAACGTGGACCGTTGTTACGGAAAGTGAGTATGTTGGAGTTGGATTCGACACTCGATAGGGACCGCTGGAGGCGGTCCCTGCTGGCTAAGAGGGCGCGCAATGACGcaccacagcaacagcaagcCACTCCGACGGTGGCTGTGGGGGATGTTGTCCGTGTAGTGTACAATAGGGCCAAGTGTGCGTTTGATCCCTTTGTTGGGTATGTACTTGGGGTGAACCGGAAAAGGGTTGTGCAGGATGCGTcgctgttgttgaggaACGCGGTGGCTAAGACGGTGGTGGAGACTAGGGTCCCCATCTTTTCACCATTGGTGGAAAGAATTgaagtgttgaagaagagtgATGGTAAGAGAGCAAGAAATAAACACTACTATATACGTGGGACGAAATTGGACGTTAATAACTTGGAGGCAAGGttgaggaagaagaaatga